AATCTATCATACAGACAAAATATCTCAGCTAGTCGAAACACAAATGCCAAAGTTTTTACTAAAATTGTAATAGTAAATTTATCACAACAACTGTATCTAATATAAGTGGATATAAAGAAGAAATTTATTTCGAAAAAACTAACATCAATGAGTTGATGACTACTTGTTAGGTTTTATTTCAAAGTCCAATTAGTAATTACTTTTCGTTTGTCAAACTAATACTAGTACTAGTAATTTTAttcactactactactatttacTTTAATCTCAGTAAATAAATACTCCTActaaataagataaaaaaaaaaccaagggagTTTCGGATGGAGGGAATTTCCCATGGTACCCACCACGGAGGAGAAAAAGGTGCGTGGTTTGGGGCGGGAAATATTTAcgtgaaaaaatttcaaattaacaCTCGCTCCCCATTGGTCCATTTCGCGTCACGCGGATCGACAACAAATCACCCACAGCCGTCGATCTAAGCGGATCGACAGTCCAAATCAATCGTCACACAAACCAGGTGCACCTTTCACAACTCTATATAACCCAGTCGTCATCCTCAACCCTCTTCACCCATTCCCAAAACGCTCTTTCAATCttctacacacacacaaacactacGTTTCCCGGCgagcaagagagaggagagagatggaaggCGGAGGAAAAGTTAAGAAGGGAGCCGCAGGAAGAAAGGGAGGCGGTCCCAGGGCTAAGTCGGTCACCCGGTCCATCAAGGCCGGTTTGCAGTTCCCCGTCGGCAGGATCGGCCGGTACCTGAAGAAGGGACGTTACGCCAAGCGCGTCGGTAGTGGTGCTGCGGTTTACTTGGCCGCCGTCCTTGAATACCTCGCTGCGGAGGTActatcaatctctctctccctctctctctctctcctgatgCGTTTAAATCTGTCATACTGAAagttctctctctaaaatgggTTATTTGTTTGAAGGTGCTGGAGTTGGCAGGGAACGCGGCACGTGACAACAAGAAGAACAGGATCATCCCGAGGCACGTGCTCCTGGCGATTAGGAACGACGAAGAGCTAGGGAAATTGCTGGCCGGAGTGACCATAGCCCACGGCGGTGTGCTCCCGAACATAAACCCGGTTCTGTTGCCGAAGAAGACTGACAAGGCGACCAAGGAACCCAAATCTCCGTCTAAGGCCACCAAATCCCCCAAGAAAGCTGATTAGTCGTTAGGCTGGACTAGGCTAGGGCTACCAATGAAACCATTCTAtatgattttcctttttgaattgttttgttGTTGGGTGGTGAAATTGGTAGAAAAATCGTTGTAATTACCCCTGTTTATCAGGATTTCCTGTTAGATCAATGGAAGAACAACTCGTTTAATCTACTCCTATTTacttccattttgttccaattgtAAAGTTCTTTCCTTTCTCCCTTTCTTGTTTTCTACAATTCCCAAACAGATCATAAGGTTCAGTACAGTCATGAGGTTTGTTTATTTTGGAAAGTCCGTGGGTTTAACGAAATTGGGCCTGGACGACGAAAGCCCATTTATATATGTGGGCTTCAGACTAAAACTGCAAGCCCACACCATCCTTTCAACGTCTGCTCTCCTGCGCCAAACGGAGGCCGGGGTGAGTGCCCGTTAGGGCGGAAATGCAGTGGAGTGGTGGTCTTCGTCTTTCCCCGTCGTCTCCATTCGCCAGATGGGTGATATTGCGCCATTCCTGCAGCAAATTGTTCGTCGGAGGTCTGTCTCATACGATCGaaatctttttctcttttttgtattgtttggCTGTTGCAGTTCGTGTAGCTTTGATTGAAACAAGTACCGATATATTCCGTAGATTGTaccttttttttgggggtgcTGTTTGAAACCTTGAATCGTGGTGTATAGGCTGCCGGCCATAGTGAAGTGGAGGTGTGAGAGCAAACTAGAAGTAGAGACAATTAAAGGCCCAATTGATACCGAAAGAGTGATCAAAGTCGACCCTAGAGTTGAACAGTAgttattaaacaaaatgaactggTTTGAAGGATAGATTGGCTTTTATGTTTAAGAAGGGGATTGAATAAGCAAGGGTGTGGGATGTAGAGGTGGACAACGTTAATGGGGAATACGGTTCCAAAAAAAACGTTACCGCGGAATATATGGTTTTTAAGTTGTTTCAAGGTAGATAATGTACTTGCGGTTGCGGTCATTTTCAAAACTGAAATTGGTGGTGGTGAAATCTAGAAATTTAGAGAAGGCATATTCCTGACTTTTTCTCAGCCTGTTTTCGTGTTTCCTGAAGGTTGCTTGTTTGTGACAGTCTGCATTGTAGTTCATGGAAATTTTATAAGGTGGCCTTGTTCTTATTTCGATCTTTCTAACCCTTGGTACTGATACTTAAAGCCaagttgtgacttgtgagttgTGCGTGAAATACGTGATTGGTTGTAGGGCTTTCTTACGATACCAATGAAAGTGTTCTCAAGGATGCGTTTGGAAAGCATGGTGAAATAATCCAAGGTGAGATAACACGACCCATGATATCCCTGAGGGGATTCTATACACTTGAGAAGTTCTTTTAACATTTTCATGCTTTGCAGTGAAAGTTATCTGTGATCATGTGACTGGAAAATCAAAGGGATATGGATTTGTGCAGTTCAATTCTGAGACTGCAGCCACCACAGCCTTGATGCAAATGGACGGTCAGGTACATTTTGAGTAACTTGATGATGTTTGTTTTAGATCAGAGGTGTTTAAGCACATTTCAACACCGATAATGGTATTATTATCCCTCAGCTCTCTTATTATGCATTCCAGGTCCTCGATGGGAGAAGTATACGCATCCAACATGCACACAAGAGGTGACAACAAGGACCTatagaatgagagagaaaatgatgTAATATTGGATTCACTTGCTTGACCAAACCACCTGACATGTTCCACCTACAATTTACCTCGTGGTTTGTCTCTGTTCGTAATTTTTGGGATGTGCTTATGTTAGTTAGTTTAAACATAAGATAAGATTCTACAAATTTTGTTCCCAACAGTTGTATTTCATTGGGGATTGTATTCCCCTTCAAATTTTCCTCCCAGTGGATGGGAGCAGATGTGTAAAACTCGTGATGTTATGAAGCTTCCTTGTTCTTGTTGTATGCAGTTGAATCATGCCAATTTATTCAAGTTGCATCAAGTCAATTCATCATCCTCGTACATAGTGGGACAAAGGATCTTGTAGACTAAAAGCACTGGATATCACTTTGTATGATGACGTGGGATATCAAACTCATCACTCCTCAGGAACAAGAAAATGACAACAgcgaaaaaatggaaaaagaaaacgtAATGCATGTTTAAGATGGCATTAACGCAGATCATACAACAGCTACTGTTAAAGAGATTACAAAGATCCTATAAGAGTTATTCCAATACTACTATCTTATTTTGATAGGGTCTTCACAAAGGCTAGCCTCACTCCTTGTCTTTGCTTCCCCAACGATTACTCTTCCATTTACTATCTGTGGGAGAGTATATGCAATGAATGGGGGGCAAGTAGCCAACAAAACACCTTAGAGAGACATTATGATTTTTGATATGGTTGATcttctcgacgagctctaaaaatGAACATCTCCGATTATCACATGGATCTGGGAATTGTCCAACAGGACCATCAGAGGAACTGTGTTCTTGATAAAATGGGGGTAGGATCATGCTGCATAGAACTGAGAAGACTTTTGGGCTATTAACTCAGATACAAGCTCTGAACTTGGAAATTCCCAAAGCATGGTAATACTTAATTGAAGTGGTATCCTTCAACCAAAGCAGGTGTCTTTAAGAAATTCTACCTACACCAGCTGGGCAGGATGTCTTCTTGCCATTAGTGAGGTTGACTGACTTACAGCTCCAATACAAGTTCGGCCCAATAAATCAATCCCCAGGTAGAATATTCTCCCACTCAAATCTCATTGAGTCATATCCGTAGGATATCTATCCAATTCAGAAACTGAAAGGAAGTCCTTGTAATTGATAGGAATCTAAAGGGTGCTAGtgtaatttgttattttttgatgGGTCCAAGTGTCCAACTAATTGCCTCCTGTCACGTGGTTGTTAAGTTAGAGATAAAGTGAACATATTTAAGTATATACAGTTTCAAGATAAAGATACTTTTACATGTCTAATTGTctatacatttttttattcatgtatAGATGGGGTCATTAGCATTTTGCCTCTTATTTATAGTATTTTATGCATAAAGCTTTTGTTATTTAGTAGGCAACCTTACTCTGGTTCATTTATAGAGAGGCTGATTTTCGTAACTGGAGAACAGGTAAAAGTAGCTTTGCTTTGTTAATAGGAGTTGCATTACACAATGACTTTTTGATAACTATGTGCCTTACCTCAATGAGTCTTGTTTGATCTCAATTTTATTTCTAATTTCTGCAGGTTTGTTTTTGGATTCGGGCCATCATGCAGGTGGATGTTATTGAAGCTTGGTTTGGAAGTAAAGAACAAAAAGTTCATCCATCTAAAAGGAAATATAAACAAGCAAACATacttttcctcttcttccatttAAGTTATATGGCAAATAGCCAAATCCCAGATTTGCTTTTCATGTTGAtaaattcctttctttcttccaGTCTTACTTTCCTAGACTCCACAACAAGAaatgttctttttcttcttccactATCCTATCAATTCCCTCTCTATATATGCTCTTTTCTCACTGGCAAACAAGACACCGGAATCATTCGCGAGAAGTTCAAAATCATTCAACTTTCTAAGCAACATTCTATCAGAATAGAATGGCTTCTGCAACTGTGCTTCAGAAATCAGATAATGCAACAGCAGGTGGTTTGTCTGATGCTCTGAGGCAGAGCCGGTACCACATGAAGAGATGCTTTGCTAGGTATGCAGTTCATCATATTTGTTCAAGATTTTCCCAAGTTGTTCGCTCACGTAAAGTCCTGGATTATATAGACTGGCTTACAAAATAGGATTTTGTTTTGCCCtatgttttggaaaataaaggTTTATGGAAACGGGGAAAAGGTTGATGAAACCTCACCAAATAATGGAAGAAATGGACAGAGCAATTGAGGACAATGCCGAAAGAGCCAAAGTATTCGAGGGTTTACTTGGTTCAATCATGGGTTCGACTCAGGTCTTTGAAGTTGCTCCTGTTTTCTATGCATATACATGTGCATGTGTGTACACGAAATTTACAAAAATAGACATGTACCTGCATGTAGACGTCTGTGTAGACTAATTTGATTTCATCTGAGAATTTGCAGGAGGCGGCTGTCACTCCACCATATGTTGCTTTGGCAGTAAGGCGGAACCCTGGTTTATGGGAATTTTTTAAGGTGAACGCAGATGATTTAGAAGTGGATGCTATTACAGCTAAGGACTACTTGAAGATCAAAGAAACGATCTATGATGAGAATTGGTGTGAATGTCAGCTACGTGAATGATACTTCTTGTGATCTATGAATTGTAGCATAGTAAATGATTTTATATGCAGGGCAAACAACGAAAATGCATTGGAAGTAGATTTTGGAGCATTTGACTACTCTACTCGACGGTTAACCCTTTCTTCTTGCATTGGAAATGGGGTTGATTTCGTATCTAAGTTCATGGCTTCAAAGACTGGTGGGAATCTTGAGCATGCAAAGCCTTTGCTTGATTACTTACTAGCGCTTAAACATCACGGGGAGGTATGCAAAATCCAGATTAAATAATtacaggaaaaaaattcaacaagaGATCAGATGATCCTAAGCAGAATTTAGTTGACACTAACggataatttgtttttttttttttttcaatcactGCAGAATCTTATGATCAATGAGACTCTCAACAATGTTGAAAAGCTTCAAACAACTTTGATCGTAGCTGATGTTTACATTTCTGCTCTCCCAAAGGACACACCATACCAGAACTTTGAGAAGAAGTAACCTTATCTTCAAATTTCTTTATCAAAAGGCATAAACTGTGGAGTCTTATTAGTTGTTACCTGTTAGTTATTATGTTTCATATATTGGACAAACCTATGTCAATGTCAGGCTTAAAGAGTGGGGATTTGAGAAAGGGTGGGGAGATAATGCAGAGAGAGTGAAAGAGACAATGGGGATCCTTTCAGAGATACTCCAAGCACCGGACCACAATAAAACGGAGTTGTTCTTTAAGAGGCTTCCAAATCTATTCAAGATTGTAATATTCTCGGTCCATGGCTACTTCGGCCAGTCTGATGTTCTCGGCTTGCCTGATACTGGAGGCCAGGTTGTTTACATTCTAGACCAAGTGAAAGCTTTAGAGGAAGAATTGCTCCTCAGAATTAAGCAGCAAGGGTTGAGTGTGAAGCCTCAGATTCTTGTGGTGAGCTATgcataaaaaatgtaaaaaggaAATGACTTATCAATCAATTAGTGTAAGCTTTAAGAGTTTTGTAGTATACTTCTCTTTCgtgattttcttttatgtccACAGGTAACCCGACTCATACCAGATGCCCAAGGAACCAAGTGCAACCAGGAAATTGAGCCAGTCCTTAACACGACACACTCCCACATCCTTAGAGTTCCATTTAGGACCGATGGAGGGGTTCTCCGCCAATGGGTTTCCCGGTTTGATATCTATCCTTACTTGGAGAGGTTTTCCCAGGCGAGTAATTTCTCATTTTGAATGCTTGTGTTgcagtttttcctttttcttttcatttaacTATATATGCTGTCGTTTAATTGCTGTCCCATGCTTAGGATGCCACTGCCAAGGTCCTTGAACTCTTTGAATGTAAACCAGACCTTATACTTGGGAACTATACAGATGGAAACTTGGTGGCGTCTCTTATGGCTAACAAACTTGGCGTCACTCTGGTTAGAACCCTTCTTAAGTTGTTTATAACAATCCATATAAATAACTTTTGCTCTTCATTTTCTTGAGTCGTTAAGGATCTTAAGTTAGATACCCTTCAAACTTAGGGAACAATTGCTCATGCTTTGGAAAAGACTAAGTATGAAGATTCTGATGTCAAATGGAAGGAGTTAGATCCAAAGTATCACTTCTCATGCCAATTCACAGCTGACATAATTGCCATGAATTCAGCCGATTTCGTCATTACCAGCACATACCAAGAAATTGCAGGAAGGTTAGTTTGTTCTATGGCCTTTCAGTTCTATCAAGAATAGGCATTGAGTTCTAACTAgtcttccttttctctttcagCAAGAAAAGGCCTGGACAGTATGAAAGCCACATGGCATTTACAATGCCAGGCCTTTGCAGAGTAGTTTCGGGCATCAATGTCTTTGATCCAAAGTTTAACATTGCTGCTCCTGGGGCTGAACAGGCGGTCTACTTTCCCTTCacagagaaaaagaaacgatTCACGTCATTTCATCCCGCCATTGATGAACTACTCTATAGTAAGGAAGACAACAACGAGCACATGTAAGTCTTATCTTCCATAATCTCGATGATGCTAAAAAAATTCTGATGAAATTTTTGGGTTGAATCTTAACCATTTCTTGGAACAGAGGATTTTTGGCAGACAAGAGGAAACCAATCATATTCTCAATGGCAAGGCTTGATACAGTGAAGAATATTAGTGGGTTGACCGAGTGGTATGGGAAGAACAAAAGGCTGAGGAATTTGGTGAATCTTGTGGTTGTTGCGGGATTCTTTGATCCATCGAAATCGAAAGATAGGGAAGAAATCGCAGAAATCAACAAGATGCATGCTTTGATACAGAAATACAAACTGAAGGGTCAGATAAGATGGATAGCAGCTCAAACTGACAGGTACCGCAACGGGGAGTTGTACCGTTGCATAGCAGATACCAAGGGGGCTTTTGTGCAGCCTGCTATGTATGAAGCTTTTGGTCTGACGGTTATTGAAGCAATGAACTGTGGGTTAATCACGTTTGCCACCAATCAAGGGGGGCCTGCAGAGATTATCGTTGATGGGGTCTCGGGTTTTCACATTGATCCTTACAATGGTGACGAATCTAGTGACAAGATTGCGGATTTCTTTGAGAAGTGCAAGGCTGATGCCAAATATTGGAGTAAGATATCTCAAGAAGGTCTAAAGCGGATAGACGAATGGTTAAATCTGAACCTAAatgagataatttttttgaagtatCGTCTGATTTTTTTGTAGCTTATTTAATTCTGGCTTTATCTGCAGCTATACATGGAAGATCTATGCAAACAAAGTATTGAACATGGGATCTTTATATGGGTTTTGGAGGCAAATGAATAAAGAACAGAAGAAAGCAAAGCAAACATACcttcaaatgttttacaatCTCCAATTCAGGAATCTGGTGTGTTACTTACCTGGCCTGTTATTTTTCTCATATATTTCTCAACTGACAAGTATGCTAAACTATACACAAAATGTTACAGGCAAAGAACATAGCCATCCCAACTGCTGAACCCAAACAAATAGTACCAACTCCAATGATTAAACCCCAAGAACCAGAATTACCTAAATCCCCAGAGCCAACACCAGTGGCAACAACTCATATTCAGCCCACACCAAGGCATGTTTGCTAACTCTGAATACAAAATGGAAATATTTTGAACTAATTTTAGGCAGCTCAAAAGATGATTTTGTGCAGGGAAAACGGTTTAGAGCCGATGCAGATTGCCTTCCCAAGACATGATCAAAGATCTTGCCCCCGATGTTCATGGTGCTTCTTTTGTATATCTCTCTTTATAATATACTATGGTGCTATGAAGTATTATGGGCTCATTAGATGACCAGGATCGGATGTTTGATTCCCAAACATACGTGATTCTTCTTCAAATGAAAGTGAATACGAACCTTGTATGTGTTACATGTTCTCAATTAAGCAATAAAACTCCCTTGGAGTCACTTCCGGCAACTATTCTATCGTTGTTTCATTCTACAGGAAATTTTCTGAAGTGAAATTAAAAGAACAGATGAAAACGAATTCGGTGCCTGGAATTTTTATTCTCTGTGCAATCAAGAGAGCCCTTCAGTGCCATACTTCCATTTCATAAACAACTTGGGTTCCATTCCACATCCCTTGCTTAGATCACTTGGGTTCCATCCCACATCAGTAGCTTAGACCTGC
The sequence above is a segment of the Rhododendron vialii isolate Sample 1 chromosome 13a, ASM3025357v1 genome. Coding sequences within it:
- the LOC131314778 gene encoding probable histone H2A.2, which produces MEGGGKVKKGAAGRKGGGPRAKSVTRSIKAGLQFPVGRIGRYLKKGRYAKRVGSGAAVYLAAVLEYLAAEVLELAGNAARDNKKNRIIPRHVLLAIRNDEELGKLLAGVTIAHGGVLPNINPVLLPKKTDKATKEPKSPLFSWLSYDTNESVLKDAFGKHGEIIQVKVICDHVTGKSKGYGFVQFNSETAATTALMQMDGQVLDGRSIRIQHAHKR
- the LOC131314772 gene encoding sucrose synthase 7-like isoform X2, with the translated sequence MASATVLQKSDNATAGGLSDALRQSRYHMKRCFARFMETGKRLMKPHQIMEEMDRAIEDNAERAKVFEGLLGSIMGSTQEAAVTPPYVALAVRRNPGLWEFFKVNADDLEVDAITAKDYLKIKETIYDENWANNENALEVDFGAFDYSTRRLTLSSCIGNGVDFVSKFMASKTGGNLEHAKPLLDYLLALKHHGENLMINETLNNVEKLQTTLIVADVYISALPKDTPYQNFEKKLKEWGFEKGWGDNAERVKETMGILSEILQAPDHNKTELFFKRLPNLFKIVIFSVHGYFGQSDVLGLPDTGGQVVYILDQVKALEEELLLRIKQQGLSVKPQILVVTRLIPDAQGTKCNQEIEPVLNTTHSHILRVPFRTDGGVLRQWVSRFDIYPYLERFSQDATAKVLELFECKPDLILGNYTDGNLVASLMANKLGVTLGTIAHALEKTKYEDSDVKWKELDPKYHFSCQFTADIIAMNSADFVITSTYQEIAGSKKRPGQYESHMAFTMPGLCRVVSGINVFDPKFNIAAPGAEQAVYFPFTEKKKRFTSFHPAIDELLYSKEDNNEHIGFLADKRKPIIFSMARLDTVKNISGLTEWYGKNKRLRNLVNLVVVAGFFDPSKSKDREEIAEINKMHALIQKYKLKGQIRWIAAQTDRYRNGELYRCIADTKGAFVQPAMYEAFGLTVIEAMNCGLITFATNQGGPAEIIVDGVSGFHIDPYNGDESSDKIADFFEKCKADAKYWSKISQEGLKRIDECYTWKIYANKVLNMGSLYGFWRQMNKEQKKAKQTYLQMFYNLQFRNLAKNIAIPTAEPKQIVPTPMIKPQEPELPKSPEPTPVATTHIQPTPSLEPMQIAFPRHDQRSCPRCSWCFFCISLFIIYYGAMKYYGLIR
- the LOC131314772 gene encoding sucrose synthase 7-like isoform X1 is translated as MASATVLQKSDNATAGGLSDALRQSRYHMKRCFARFMETGKRLMKPHQIMEEMDRAIEDNAERAKVFEGLLGSIMGSTQEAAVTPPYVALAVRRNPGLWEFFKVNADDLEVDAITAKDYLKIKETIYDENWANNENALEVDFGAFDYSTRRLTLSSCIGNGVDFVSKFMASKTGGNLEHAKPLLDYLLALKHHGENLMINETLNNVEKLQTTLIVADVYISALPKDTPYQNFEKKLKEWGFEKGWGDNAERVKETMGILSEILQAPDHNKTELFFKRLPNLFKIVIFSVHGYFGQSDVLGLPDTGGQVVYILDQVKALEEELLLRIKQQGLSVKPQILVVTRLIPDAQGTKCNQEIEPVLNTTHSHILRVPFRTDGGVLRQWVSRFDIYPYLERFSQDATAKVLELFECKPDLILGNYTDGNLVASLMANKLGVTLGTIAHALEKTKYEDSDVKWKELDPKYHFSCQFTADIIAMNSADFVITSTYQEIAGSKKRPGQYESHMAFTMPGLCRVVSGINVFDPKFNIAAPGAEQAVYFPFTEKKKRFTSFHPAIDELLYSKEDNNEHIGFLADKRKPIIFSMARLDTVKNISGLTEWYGKNKRLRNLVNLVVVAGFFDPSKSKDREEIAEINKMHALIQKYKLKGQIRWIAAQTDRYRNGELYRCIADTKGAFVQPAMYEAFGLTVIEAMNCGLITFATNQGGPAEIIVDGVSGFHIDPYNGDESSDKIADFFEKCKADAKYWSKISQEGLKRIDECYTWKIYANKVLNMGSLYGFWRQMNKEQKKAKQTYLQMFYNLQFRNLAKNIAIPTAEPKQIVPTPMIKPQEPELPKSPEPTPVATTHIQPTPRENGLEPMQIAFPRHDQRSCPRCSWCFFCISLFIIYYGAMKYYGLIR
- the LOC131314772 gene encoding sucrose synthase 6-like isoform X3; this encodes MASKTGGNLEHAKPLLDYLLALKHHGENLMINETLNNVEKLQTTLIVADVYISALPKDTPYQNFEKKLKEWGFEKGWGDNAERVKETMGILSEILQAPDHNKTELFFKRLPNLFKIVIFSVHGYFGQSDVLGLPDTGGQVVYILDQVKALEEELLLRIKQQGLSVKPQILVVTRLIPDAQGTKCNQEIEPVLNTTHSHILRVPFRTDGGVLRQWVSRFDIYPYLERFSQDATAKVLELFECKPDLILGNYTDGNLVASLMANKLGVTLGTIAHALEKTKYEDSDVKWKELDPKYHFSCQFTADIIAMNSADFVITSTYQEIAGSKKRPGQYESHMAFTMPGLCRVVSGINVFDPKFNIAAPGAEQAVYFPFTEKKKRFTSFHPAIDELLYSKEDNNEHIGFLADKRKPIIFSMARLDTVKNISGLTEWYGKNKRLRNLVNLVVVAGFFDPSKSKDREEIAEINKMHALIQKYKLKGQIRWIAAQTDRYRNGELYRCIADTKGAFVQPAMYEAFGLTVIEAMNCGLITFATNQGGPAEIIVDGVSGFHIDPYNGDESSDKIADFFEKCKADAKYWSKISQEGLKRIDECYTWKIYANKVLNMGSLYGFWRQMNKEQKKAKQTYLQMFYNLQFRNLAKNIAIPTAEPKQIVPTPMIKPQEPELPKSPEPTPVATTHIQPTPRENGLEPMQIAFPRHDQRSCPRCSWCFFCISLFIIYYGAMKYYGLIR